The following coding sequences are from one Treponema bryantii window:
- a CDS encoding phosphoribosyltransferase — MIKEFLPYDVVRNDALKLAHKIYKDGFIPDVIYCSLRGGAYMANVISEYFKIISKREKFHPVLYAGVVARSYSDVAQHTKVFIDGWTYPPENLRPGDKILLVDDIFDSGRTINSLVETLINSRGMPREDIKVVVHDYKYFTYQKEQLPIQPDYFCRKFVINTPDENRWIHYMSHELVGLSKEELEKNYYSQDPELRDILGPFLES; from the coding sequence ATGATTAAAGAATTTTTACCGTATGACGTTGTCAGAAACGATGCGCTTAAACTGGCTCATAAAATCTATAAAGATGGTTTTATTCCAGATGTAATTTACTGTTCTCTTCGTGGCGGCGCTTACATGGCAAACGTTATCAGTGAGTATTTTAAAATTATCAGTAAGAGAGAGAAATTTCATCCTGTTTTGTACGCAGGAGTAGTAGCACGTTCATATTCAGATGTTGCTCAGCACACAAAAGTTTTTATTGATGGCTGGACTTATCCTCCAGAGAATCTTCGTCCGGGAGATAAGATTCTTTTAGTTGATGATATTTTTGATTCTGGACGTACAATCAATTCATTGGTTGAGACTCTTATCAACAGTCGCGGTATGCCACGTGAAGATATCAAAGTTGTTGTTCATGATTATAAGTATTTTACTTATCAGAAAGAACAGCTTCCAATTCAGCCGGATTATTTCTGCCGTAAGTTTGTAATCAATACACCAGATGAAAACCGCTGGATTCATTATATGAGCCACGAGCTTGTAGGACTTTCAAAAGAAGAACTTGAGAAGAATTATTATTCTCAGGATCCTGAGCTTCGTGATATTCTTGGACCTTTCCTTGAATCTTAG
- a CDS encoding ABC transporter substrate-binding protein codes for MKKIGLLITSVIFSAISLFADESVIHVGVLNGPTCIPAAYMIENNKTVTAGEKSADLSFEKFADPQALLPKLIKKEVDIGFMPVNVAAKVYNSGNKALFLCAVTGKGNLSLITTNTEIKRFTDLKKKTVYVAGQGATPEYMFRYILDENKLSYSSDGKTADVKLDFSIPTAQIAAQMISGKIEYAVVPEPFATIAQIKSDSVKAALDLQKEYLELSGSKEIYPLSVMVVRADFAKENKELFEVFLSEYEKSVSWTIANPVEAGKLTEKAELGLAAVIVTKAIPVSNYVYIPADKAKKQIEEMLSIFLKCDKTSIGGKLPDKNFYYGQKTK; via the coding sequence ATGAAAAAAATCGGATTGTTGATTACCTCAGTAATCTTCAGTGCAATCAGCTTATTTGCAGATGAGTCAGTAATTCATGTGGGCGTCTTAAATGGACCAACCTGTATACCGGCTGCATACATGATTGAAAACAATAAGACTGTAACTGCCGGCGAAAAATCAGCTGACCTTAGTTTTGAAAAGTTTGCCGACCCACAGGCTTTACTTCCAAAGTTAATTAAAAAAGAAGTAGATATCGGTTTTATGCCTGTGAATGTTGCAGCTAAAGTTTACAATTCCGGAAACAAAGCTTTGTTTTTGTGTGCAGTTACAGGTAAAGGAAATCTGAGCCTTATTACTACAAATACAGAGATTAAGCGTTTTACAGATTTAAAGAAAAAAACTGTATATGTAGCAGGACAGGGAGCAACTCCAGAATATATGTTCCGTTACATTCTGGATGAAAACAAACTCTCTTATTCAAGTGATGGAAAAACTGCAGACGTAAAGCTGGATTTTTCTATTCCGACAGCACAGATTGCAGCTCAGATGATTTCTGGAAAAATTGAATATGCTGTAGTTCCAGAGCCATTTGCTACAATCGCACAGATAAAATCCGACAGTGTAAAAGCAGCTTTAGATCTTCAAAAAGAATATCTTGAGTTAAGCGGTTCAAAAGAAATTTATCCGCTTTCTGTAATGGTAGTTCGTGCAGATTTTGCAAAAGAGAATAAAGAACTTTTTGAAGTCTTCCTTTCTGAATATGAAAAATCTGTTTCCTGGACAATTGCAAATCCTGTTGAAGCTGGAAAACTTACTGAAAAAGCAGAACTTGGACTTGCTGCTGTTATAGTAACAAAAGCAATTCCTGTTTCAAATTATGTTTACATTCCTGCTGATAAAGCAAAGAAACAGATTGAAGAAATGCTTTCAATTTTCCTGAAGTGTGATAAGACATCTATTGGTGGAAAGCTTCCGGATAAAAACTTTTACTATGGACAAAAAACAAAATAG
- a CDS encoding ABC transporter permease yields the protein MKAPLILPYPHTVLLRLFELTGTVVFWKSFLFTFLRVLYAFIISLVIGFFAGLLAADFPAIKSFLRFPLAVIRITPVVAFILITLFWFKSGMVPVVAGVLMSLPVMITACEKGFEKNPENMEKLFKAGCYGFTGFKAFRYIRLPSASPSIIAGAESVFGLCWKVVAAGEVLSVPRYATGTLMQKAQVHLETADVLAITCALIIFSSLCQWGIKKISSKKLQKAL from the coding sequence ATGAAGGCTCCGCTTATTCTTCCATATCCGCATACAGTTCTGCTAAGACTTTTTGAGCTTACCGGAACTGTTGTTTTCTGGAAAAGTTTTTTATTTACTTTTCTGCGTGTTTTATATGCTTTCATTATTTCTTTAGTAATAGGATTTTTTGCCGGGCTTTTAGCAGCAGATTTTCCAGCCATTAAATCTTTTCTGAGATTTCCACTTGCAGTTATTCGTATAACTCCAGTTGTTGCCTTTATCTTAATCACATTATTCTGGTTTAAATCTGGAATGGTTCCTGTTGTTGCTGGAGTCTTAATGTCACTTCCTGTAATGATAACTGCCTGCGAAAAAGGTTTTGAAAAAAATCCTGAAAATATGGAAAAACTTTTTAAGGCCGGTTGTTATGGTTTTACCGGCTTTAAGGCATTCAGATATATCAGATTACCTTCTGCAAGTCCTTCAATTATTGCAGGAGCAGAATCTGTATTCGGCTTATGCTGGAAGGTCGTTGCTGCCGGTGAAGTTTTAAGTGTACCTCGCTATGCTACAGGAACTCTTATGCAAAAAGCTCAGGTACATCTGGAAACAGCCGATGTCCTTGCAATAACCTGTGCATTGATTATTTTCAGTTCTTTATGCCAGTGGGGCATTAAAAAAATCAGTAGTAAAAAACTCCAAAAAGCATTATAA
- a CDS encoding MATE family efflux transporter, translating into MNNEAKAFYKDLRNVVQPMAIQNLISAAVNSADVIMLGYIGQTAIAASSLAGNVAFILFMISTGLSSGLVMLGAQYWGKKDTESIKTLLGIGLRICCTVEIIIALIAAFYPRILMLIFTQDETLITEGCKYLRAASFSYVCLSFSQMFQAGFKSIERVKIVTITSTTSLFLNIGLNAVFIFGLFGVPKMGITGVGIATSIARFIEMVICFIYAGRQKDVRFSVTCMFRRNAFLTRDFFRYSLPAVGNELVWGAAFAMYSVIMGHLGEDIVAANSVVNTVRQLGSVLCFGMAYGGAIVLGKYMGAGDMDVAERNASRLARVTILSGVLGAVLLICLYPVLPFIADLNETAAHYRNVLLFINAVSLIGASINTVLICGIFRAGGDSKFGFVADSINMWAVSVPLGLIAAFVLKLPPLWVYFVLYLDEFEKMPFVIRHYFKKGWLRNITRDLNT; encoded by the coding sequence ATGAATAACGAAGCAAAAGCATTTTATAAAGATTTACGAAACGTCGTCCAGCCGATGGCGATTCAGAATCTTATTTCCGCAGCCGTAAACTCTGCCGATGTAATCATGCTTGGTTACATTGGACAAACGGCTATCGCAGCGTCTTCCTTAGCCGGAAACGTTGCGTTTATTCTTTTTATGATTTCAACAGGACTTTCATCCGGGCTTGTTATGCTCGGAGCACAGTACTGGGGAAAGAAAGATACCGAATCAATCAAAACCCTTCTTGGAATTGGGCTTAGAATCTGCTGTACTGTAGAAATCATAATTGCCCTTATTGCAGCCTTTTATCCTCGTATCCTTATGCTGATATTTACACAGGATGAAACACTCATTACTGAAGGCTGTAAATATCTCAGGGCAGCAAGTTTTTCTTATGTCTGCCTTTCTTTTTCTCAGATGTTCCAGGCAGGCTTTAAGAGTATTGAACGTGTAAAAATCGTAACAATCACTTCAACAACAAGTCTCTTTTTGAACATCGGCTTAAATGCAGTTTTCATTTTTGGACTTTTCGGAGTTCCTAAAATGGGAATTACAGGAGTTGGTATTGCGACCTCTATTGCCCGCTTTATCGAAATGGTAATCTGCTTTATTTATGCAGGCCGCCAGAAAGATGTTCGTTTTTCTGTTACCTGTATGTTCCGAAGAAATGCATTTCTTACAAGAGACTTCTTCCGTTACTCATTGCCAGCTGTAGGAAACGAGCTTGTATGGGGTGCAGCATTTGCTATGTACTCTGTGATTATGGGACATCTTGGAGAAGATATTGTTGCAGCAAACTCCGTTGTAAACACTGTACGCCAGCTTGGTTCTGTCCTTTGTTTTGGTATGGCTTATGGTGGAGCAATCGTACTTGGAAAATATATGGGTGCCGGAGACATGGATGTAGCAGAACGCAATGCAAGTCGCCTTGCCAGAGTAACAATTCTTTCTGGTGTGCTTGGAGCTGTACTTCTGATTTGTCTCTACCCTGTTCTACCGTTTATTGCAGATCTTAACGAAACTGCCGCTCATTACAGAAACGTTCTTCTTTTCATCAATGCAGTTTCTCTGATTGGAGCTTCAATCAATACGGTTTTGATTTGTGGTATTTTCCGTGCCGGTGGTGATTCAAAGTTCGGCTTTGTTGCAGACAGTATAAACATGTGGGCAGTTTCGGTTCCACTTGGTTTGATTGCAGCCTTTGTTCTTAAACTTCCACCGCTCTGGGTATACTTTGTTTTGTATCTTGATGAGTTTGAAAAGATGCCTTTTGTAATCAGACATTACTTTAAGAAAGGCTGGTTACGTAATATTACCCGCGACCTTAATACTTAA
- a CDS encoding ribonuclease HII has product MLYAGFDEAGRGPLAGPVCAAAVILPDDFPVEILNDSKKLSEKKRAAAESVIKEKAFWGIAMVDHKKIDEINILEASMLAMKLAFEDMLKKSPELKLEEISGITDGTRCPDVPIECRCEPKADGKYPCVMAASILAKTCRDRLMLEMDKKYPEYGYAKHKGYPTKAHREICHKIGPSPIQRLTFKY; this is encoded by the coding sequence GTGTTATACGCAGGTTTTGATGAGGCGGGCAGAGGTCCTTTAGCAGGACCCGTGTGCGCCGCCGCTGTGATTCTCCCGGATGACTTTCCAGTTGAAATCTTAAACGACTCTAAAAAACTTTCTGAAAAAAAACGTGCGGCGGCTGAATCTGTAATCAAAGAAAAAGCCTTCTGGGGAATTGCCATGGTTGATCATAAAAAAATTGACGAAATAAATATTCTTGAAGCAAGCATGCTCGCAATGAAACTTGCGTTTGAAGATATGCTGAAAAAATCGCCGGAGTTGAAGCTGGAAGAAATTTCCGGAATCACCGACGGCACCCGCTGCCCGGATGTGCCGATTGAATGCCGCTGTGAGCCTAAGGCTGACGGAAAATATCCCTGCGTAATGGCGGCAAGTATTCTTGCTAAAACCTGCCGTGACCGCTTAATGCTTGAAATGGACAAAAAATATCCCGAGTACGGTTATGCAAAACACAAAGGGTATCCTACAAAAGCGCATCGGGAAATCTGTCATAAGATTGGACCATCACCGATCCAGAGACTTACATTTAAGTATTAA